From Rutidosis leptorrhynchoides isolate AG116_Rl617_1_P2 chromosome 3, CSIRO_AGI_Rlap_v1, whole genome shotgun sequence, a single genomic window includes:
- the LOC139898759 gene encoding UDP-glycosyltransferase 76H1-like, translated as MAKHHGTKPWPLVVLTACPLHGHMTGTLQLATTLHAKGFHIAFAHSTLNPPDPTNLPPDFIFLPLFDHLTAVDDSRSFTTFLKEINNECKASFKEHLIRLIGEGNKSIVVIYDNNMFFAGIVALDLNLAAISFRPNSAAYLPATLARLQLCQQSRFLEQDFVMNEMVPNYHPIRYKDLPFSGSPIEDWKELVAIFNRHPRPSAIIVNTIKSLEHEALTLIHNHYNVPVFAIGPLHKIKPTGDATHLKGDTSCITWLDKQSPKSVIYISFGSLATLDANVLTEMVWGLAQSNRPFLWAVRPGSVCGWEWVEFLPEGFLEETKDRGLIVKWAPQKEVLSHFAVGGFWSHGGWNSILESVSEGVPMICQPFIADHMVNTRYASYVYKIGIELEVFERGEIERMIRKLMVDEGNEIRVRANNMKKMVEIALESGGCSHDSLDDLVRFICSC; from the exons ATGGCAAAACACCATGGAACTAAACCATGGCCATTGGTGGTGCTAACCGCTTGCCCATTACACGGCCACATGACCGGAACCCTCCAACTAGCAACAACCCTTCATGCCAAAGGGTTCCATATAGCCTTTGCACACTCAACTCTAAACCCACCTGACCCGACTAACCTTCCTCCCGATTTCATCTTCCTTCCACTTTTCGACCACTTAACCGCTGTTGATGACTCTCGTAGCTTTACTACTTTCCTCAAAGAGATTAATAATGAATGCAAAGCATCATTTAAGGAACACTTGATTCGTTTGATCGGTGAAGGGAATAAATCAATTGTTGTCATTTATGATAACAATATGTTTTTTGCTGGAATTGTTGCGTTAGATTTGAATCTCGCAGCCATAAGTTTTCGTCCTAATAGTGCTGCATACCTTCCTGCTACTCTTGCACGTCTACAGTTATGTCAACAAAGTCGATTTCTGGAACAAG ATTTTGTGATGAATGAAATGGTGCCAAATTACCATCCTATCAGATACAAAGACTTGCCCTTCTCCGGTTCACCTATCGAAGATTGGAAAGAACTCGTAGCCATATTCAATCGTCACCCACGTCCCTCAGCCATTATCGTTAACACGATCAAATCTCTCGAACATGAAGCGTTAACCTTAATTCACAACCACTACAATGTTCCTGTTTTCGCAATTGGACCTTTACACAAAATAAAACCAACCGGGGATGCAACTCATCTCAAAGGGGACACAAGTTGCATCACATGGCTCGATAAACAATCTCCAAAGTCCGTAATTTATATAAGTTTCGGAAGCTTAGCCACATTGGATGCGAATGTGTTAACCGAGATGGTATGGGGTCTAGCCCAAAGTAACCGACCATTTTTATGGGCGGTTAGACCTGGTTCAGTATGTGGTTGGGAATGGGTCGAGTTTTTACCAGAGGGGTTCTTGGAAGAAACGAAAGACCGAGGTTTGATTGTGAAATGGGCCCCACAAAAGGAAGTGTTGTCACATTTTGCGGTCGGTGGCTTTTGGAGTCATGGTGGGTGGAATTCGATATTGGAGAGTGTTTCGGAAGGGGTTCCAATGATATGTCAACCGTTTATAGCCGATCATATGGTGAATACGCGTTATGCTAGTTATGTGTACAAGATTGGGATCGAGTTAGAAGTTTTTGAAAGAGGGGAGATTGAAAGGATGATTAGGAAACTTATGGTGGATGAAGGGAATGAAATAAGAGTTAGAGCAAATAATATGAAGAAAATGGTTGAAATTGCACTTGAAAGTGGTGGTTGCTCGCATGATTCGTTGGATGATTTGGTGAGATTCATATGTTCATGTTGA